A portion of the Bacillota bacterium genome contains these proteins:
- a CDS encoding lysophospholipase, whose translation MEASETGFVNGTGGVKLFYQCWLPDGAVPKAAIVITHGGAEHSGRYQSVVEHLLPRGFAIWGLDNRGHGRSEGRRGHVDRYDQLVDDLASFCEFVRERTPATARLFLLGHSIGGLTALSYAVKHGTQDSCPVEGLIVSGPCLALSMKVPWLKETLGRAVERVFPTVTVDAGIPAQAISRDPEVVAAYVGDPLRNPRITLRFYIELTRQMTKIMAAAPFVQLPCLILQGGRDGIVSPYAARRFYSAMTCRDREIRVYPESFHEVLNDVNKAEVLADVTDWLARHSASRW comes from the coding sequence CTGGCTGCCTGATGGAGCGGTCCCCAAGGCGGCGATTGTGATCACGCATGGGGGCGCCGAGCACTCAGGGCGGTACCAGAGCGTGGTCGAGCACCTCTTGCCGCGTGGTTTCGCCATTTGGGGACTTGATAACAGGGGCCACGGTAGGTCTGAAGGCAGACGCGGACACGTGGACCGCTACGACCAACTCGTGGATGACCTGGCTTCATTCTGCGAGTTCGTCCGCGAGAGGACGCCAGCAACGGCGCGGCTGTTCCTGCTGGGTCACAGCATAGGAGGGCTCACGGCTCTTTCGTACGCCGTAAAACACGGAACGCAGGACTCGTGTCCTGTGGAAGGCCTGATAGTGTCGGGACCGTGTCTGGCCCTGTCGATGAAGGTGCCGTGGCTCAAAGAGACGCTCGGCCGTGCCGTTGAGCGCGTGTTTCCGACGGTGACGGTGGACGCGGGGATCCCCGCTCAAGCCATATCTCGAGATCCCGAGGTGGTGGCCGCCTATGTCGGCGACCCCTTGCGGAACCCCCGCATCACGCTACGTTTCTACATCGAGCTGACGAGGCAGATGACCAAAATCATGGCTGCTGCGCCGTTCGTGCAGTTGCCGTGCCTCATCCTTCAGGGAGGCAGGGACGGAATAGTGTCTCCGTATGCGGCGAGGCGCTTCTACTCGGCCATGACGTGCCGCGACAGGGAGATCCGCGTGTACCCCGAGAGCTTTCACGAGGTCCTGAATGACGTAAACAAGGCAGAGGTGCTGGCAGACGTGACTGACTGGCTCGCGCGGCACTCGGCATCAAGGTGGTAG